The sequence CAAACACCTGTTCGAGTCCCTGCTTTCACTCTTTTGTGGGTACACCCAGAGCGAAATTGGGTCATATTCCaattcccagaagtggaactgtTCATACGATCATGCTGTTCAGTGTGTGGGATCTGCCATAGTGTCTGCACTGTCTAATTCTCCCCAGCAGTGCCCAGGGTTTCACGTTCCCCATAAAGGATACTGCCTTTGATCATCCCAGGCTCACACTCATAATCCCACTCGATTTTACTAATTCGGCGATAAAGTTGAGCCACGTACCTGTGcgagaagacaaaaaaaatagagaaaagaagtcATTCCAGGGTTAACTCTAGCAAAGATCCATGGgctacagacacacatacacactcacagggATATGCACTCACATCACATCTATGGACCTACACAGCTGAAGGGATGGTGACTGTCGTGTCCTCATCGACTTCCTTCTCTTGTCTTTCGAGGTCCGCCTCAATCTCCTTGAGCTCCTTCAGTTCTCTTGTGAGCTGAGTAAAGCAGGTAGTTAAGGATCCCTGGTTTTGGAGGTAGGGCTGCCCATATGCTCACACCTCACACCAACCTTGTCAGCCCTGAGCCACTGGCTCTAGGTGTGTTTTCTAGCATGAACAGGTGCCTCCCAGGCGGGGCTGGGGTCCAACCATTCCGCACATGCAGGAAAGGATATAGGAGGCTGGCCTTCAGACGGGCATCCTCCTCACTGGCCCTCTGAAGCTCAGCTTCAAGCTGCCGCAGCTCGACACCACCCTGGTGTGCCTGCTCCTTTGCATCCAGGAGGTTCTGGGCCACCTCCTTCTCTGCGGTGAGGATCTCTGCAGGGTGGGGTGAAGTCTGAGCCCCTCAACTCAGGCTCCCCAGGAGAGCCCCGGAGCAGAGGGCGGCCTCAGCTCCCCCATCTACGCCCACTTCCATTTGTGGCTCCCAGACCCATCGTCCTATTTGCAAATACCCACCAGGGTCCCACCTGGAATCTGACTCAGTGTATCCACTTCACCAAGTCACACCTGAATTCATCAGGCAAAGAAACTCCAGTCCTCTTTGTCCACCTAGTCTTAATGTATGACATCACTCTCCAGCCCGTTGCCCAGACAACAAGCCCAGGACTCACTCTCTGGATGCAGTTGGCCACCCATCCTGGCAGGGCCCCTCCTTCCTCGTGCTGGTCCTTCATCCCTCCAGGACCACCCTGTCAGCCCCTCTGCGTTGCTTTGGCCGCTCCTGTTGCTCGTCTGTGCTGCTCTCTGCCTTCAGAGTGGCTGCATCAGAGGCTGAATGCTAAGCCACTCCTCTGCTCAAAGACCTCCCAGGCACCCCCCAGTGTCTCCAGGATAAGGTCTAGGGGTACTTTCGCCCTCCTTGCCGATCtcctttctccttgcttttctcctgAGCACGTGTTTTCCCTCTGTTCCGGCTGCAAAGATGCTTCATTAATGCGTGCAGACATGCCCTGTTTTCTCATGTGTTTTCCTGGGCCCCTGTCTGCCTGTCCTCCAGGGATGCTCCCATCGGGCACACCCGTTCCCAGCCTGAGGACCTCCTGGATAATGCCCAAGTCAGGCGGAATGGACACTGTCCTCTCCCTCCTGGGGCATGACCGTGCTCCTAGCCATCACCCTGGCCTATTTATTTCTTGTCTCTCTTCTTCAAGGCACAAATTGTGTCTTACAGTCGCTAGATATCAGCCAACACCTACTCAGAATAAATGTATTTGGAATGGAATATCTGaaaagatcaaaaacactctaaGAAGGTTACTGTGTTCCTTCTCATTGAGTCAGAGAAACTGGCCAACCCAGAGAAGACACAGATGACAACGCTTCTCAGAGGGCCAGTGTTCGTTTACAAACTTAGATCCAGTTAATTTTTAATCAAAGCGCTACATGTCTATGGTTGTGAAAATTTAAACACACActtgcgcatgcacacacacacacacacacactcctaagCCTCTCCACCCTCTGAAGCAGCCACTTAAACTCCTCACTGTTTTCTCTGGCATCAGccttcatatttctaaataatttgcTTATGCTGCTATTTCTTGACCTGTGTTAGACGGTGCCTGCTGACTTCCTGTCGGAGAGCTGGGGGTCTGGCTCTCTTACGCAGCCTTCCCGCCCCTTCTCCAGGCACCGTCCGAACCATAGCCAAGCCTCCTGGATATTCAGTCTAAGCCGTCACTGCCTACGTGAGTGCTCTGGCCACGGGTGACCGGGGAGCCCTAACTCACTGTGTACTCTCACAACCCTCTGAGGGCGGCTTAGCCCTCCTTGCATTCGAGAGGCTATGAACAGAAGTTCAAAGAAGTGACTTGCCCACAAACTTAGCTCCGAAGCCGGGATCTGAACTGGAttctttattttggccatgctgggcagTGTgtcggatcttccccaccaggagttaaacccgagccccctgcagtggaagcatgggtcttaaccactggactgctgccAGGGAAGAACCTGAAGTGGATTCTTTGATCAAACCCCAGCACCCTAGAATGCTGACTCTTCTCTCCTTGCCCCAAATCCATCCATTCTGCTGAAACCCAGGCAGGTTGGGTTATGTTGATCTTCTCCCCAACCACCCACGGAAGTAGAGTTAATGGAatgggaggagaaaaggaaggaggaggaggaggaaagagcagaAGACCCGGCCCGGGACGTCCACCACGCTTAGCAGTtgctgttttagttgctaagtcatgtctgactcttatacgaccccatggactgtagcacgctaggctcctctgtccaagggatttcccaggcaagaatactggagcaggttgccatttccttctccaggggatcttctccacccaaggattgaaccccagtctcctgcattgaaaggcggaTTCCAACATGCTTAGAACCAACATCCAAACTCCCCCCGGGGGCTAGCAGGCTCTGGCTACTGCTGACCTCATCCACCtctttctcctgggtctccaggctCATTCTCACTTCATGACCTGAGAGTCCCGTCTGCCGGGATCACTCCTCCCCCGCAGGCATCCTATGGTTAGCTCCCAGCTCATTCAAGTTTCAACCCAAACGGCACCTCCTCATAAAGTGTAACTGTCAAAAGGCATTACAAATCCCTGGCACTGAAACCACAGTGGAAAACTCGATgacatttcctcaaaaaaaaattaaatatcaaattATCATCTGATCTAGCATTTCCACTTCTGGGGAAATacaaaaacagaattgaaagcaaGGACTCAAAGAGATTATTTTGTACCCTcctgttcacagcaacattattcacaatagccaagaggtggGAGCAGCCCAAGTGTCCagtgataaatggataaacaaaatatagcGTATCCATACGATGGCATACTGGAGATGATGGTGGTAATGgttatacaacaatgtgaatgtgctTAATGCTGCTGAATTGgacacttaaaaatagttaaaatggtaaacCTCACATTACGTCaactttaccacaataaaaaaaaaagtttgaagcctttaaaaaaacccaaaataccctgatgctgagaaaagctGCAATATGGgcagcccccacctccacccctttcAAGGGCACAGTGCTATGCAAGCGTCATTTCTGTGAATTTCACTTTGAGTCATCAAAGGGGTGCTTCAgcagccccatttcacagatgaggaaactgaggctcgagAGGGAAGCCACTGGACTGGGACCACAGGGCTCATGAGTTAAGGGCTGAAATGCTTAGCCCATCACCTCCTgacaaattcatttttcttgtctaTCCCCTCCCTCAGCCGGCTAGAGTATCAGCAGCCCCGGCACCCCAGGGATTGTGTTTGCTCTATTCCCTGCTGTCACCCCAGGGCTGGCACTATGCCTgggcacagcaggtgctcagtaaaacaTCTGAACAACCTCAGCAGGAAGATGTGGATTATTTATTGTTACAACCAAGTTATAGGAAAAAGAGGCATTGCGAGGTTAAGTAAGTCACCTCAAATCTCACACCTGGGAAGTGGGAATGCTGAGATTCAAACCCGGCGTTTTGACATTTGAGTTTCAATTCAAACCGAGTACCCTGCTCACAGAGCGGCAGAGCCTGCAAACTCATATATTCACCACTAACccccctgggtggctcagatggtaaagaatccgcttgcaatgcgggaggcctgggttcgatccctggattgggaagatcccctggagaagggtacggcaacccactcccaacccactcccgtattcttgcctggagaatccccatggacagaggagcctggcgggctacagtccttggaggtcgcaaagagtcggacagtactgagcgactaacacacaaaccCCCGCTGCTATCCTGAAGCCCATTGcatggatggggaaactgaggctcagaggggacaATGCTCACCTGCACGGGGAAATAGTTAGGGGAAGGGGCGCCCAAAAGGGAGGAGGTTCGTGACTGGCTTGGCCACCGCTCCCATTACACGGACCCCGGCTGCCCCTCGCCCCGCCCGCCCAGGTCCTCACCTCGCAGCCACTTCTCGGCGCCGTCTTGCGTCTCCAGCAGCCGCTCCACCATCTGCTCGTGGCGCCCCAGCAGCCGCCGTTGCTGCGCCTCCGCGCGATTGGCGCCCAGCAAGCTCAGCAGCCCCTGGCTCACCTCCTCCATATCGCGGAAGGCCGCCATGACTACTTTAGAACCAATCCCGCGCAAATTTAACTGTCCCctgggccccgccccctcccggaGAGGCTCGTTTCCATTGGGTTGATCCCACGTCAGTCATCAGCGAATGAGGGCGGCTGCTTCGAGTCGGACAAGTGCGCCTGCGCCAGCTCCTCCGTCAGTCATTGGCGAAGGCCAGTCCGTGCAGGGAGGGCGTACCTCTGCAGTCCTGCCTGATGGTCCTGCCTGATCCGCCTGAGCTGGCTGGAGAGCGGCTGCAAGAGCTTCAAACTTTCTTTCTTACCAAATTCAGTGCCTGCTGCTTCCAGGTTGGGGTTCTAGGGACTAAGCTGATAACTGCCTCACGTGGAACCGACGTTCTGTGGTGTGTGCATGGGATACTCACAATTAATAAGTAAAGTCTATAAGAGGCTGCATAGCAAAATGAGTCTGCAACCAGATTTATTGGGTTTCAACCCCAGATTtgccacttactggctgtgttactgggcttccgtggtgactcagtggtaaagaatccgcctgctaaggcaggagacccagataccacccctgggtcaggaagatcctgtggaggaggaaatggcagactactcctgtattcttgactgggaaatcccatggacagaggatcctgaggggactacagtccaaagggtggcaaagactcggacttagcgactaaacaacagcaacaagctgTGTTACCCCAGGCAAATTGCTTCATCCCTCTGCTCTTCACATTCCTCTTCAGCAAAATGAAGGTCATCATAGAGTCTGCTTTAAGAGTTGGCTTGAGAGTAAATGatcctatctacaaaacagaaatggactcacagacatagaaaatggacttgtgattgccaagggggaggaggaagggaaacagatggactgggagtttgggggtaGCAGGGCTTCCATGATGgttcagcagataaagaatccacctgcaatacaggagactcagcaGATGTGGATGAGATTcttgtgtggggaagatccccttgagaaggaaatagcaacccactccagtcttcttgcctggaaaatcccactgacagaggagcctcgtggctacagtctaaagggtcgcaaagtcagacacgactgaaatctAAGCACTCACTGActcagatgcaaactattacatttagaatggataaacaacaaggtcctacaatATAGCACAAAGAATTACATCCAATCTCATGGAATAAATcctaatagaaaaaatattttaaaagatattatatatgtgtgtgtgtaaaactgtcactttgctatacagcagaaattagcacaacattgtaaatcaactattcagttcagtacagtcgctcagtcgtgttcaactctttgtgactccatgaatcgcagcacaccaggcctccctgtccatcaccaactcccggagatcactcaaactcatgtccatcgagttggtgatgccatccaaccatctcatcctttgtcatccccttctcctgcccccaatccctcccagcatcagagtcttttccaacgagtcaactcttcacacgaggtggccaaagtactggagtttcagctttagcatcattccttccaaagaacacccaggactaatctttagaatggactggttggatctccttgcagtccaagggactctcaagagtcttctccaacaccacagttcaaaagcatcattcttgggtgctcagctttcttcacagtccaactctcacatccatatgtgaccacaggaaaaaccatagccttgactagacagacctttgttggcaaagtaatgtctctgcttttcaatttgttatctaggttggtcataacttttcttccaaggagtaagtgtcttttaatttcatggctgcaatcaccattagcagtgattttggagcccccaaaaataaagtctgacactgtttccactgtttcctcattgatttcccatgaagtgatgggaccggatgccatgatcttagttttctgaatgttgagctttaagccaattttttctctctcctctttcactttcttttttttttttaatttttttttaaatttttttaattttaaaatctttaatacttacatgcgttcccaaacatgaccccccctcccacctccctccccacaacttctctctgggtcatccccatgcaccagccccaagcatgctgcaccctacgtcagacatggactggcgattcaattcttacatgatagtatacatgttagaattcccattctcccaaatcaccccaccctctccctctccctctgagtccaaaagtcaaaaatatggaacgcttcacgaatttgcgtgtcatccttgcgcaggggccatgctaatcttctctgtatcgttccaattttagtatatgtgctgccgaagcaagcacctctttcactttcatcaagaggctctttagttcctctttactttctgccataagggtggtgtcatctgtatatctaaggttattgatatttctcctggcaatcttgattccagcttgtgcttcttccagcccagcgtttctcatgatgtactctgcatataagttaaataagcagggtgacaatatacagccttgatgtactccttttcctatttggaaccagtctgtttttccatgtccagttctaactgttgcttcctgacctacatacagatttctcaatctgtcaggtggtctggtattcccatctctttcagaattttccacagtttgctgtgatccacacagacaaaggttttggcatagtcaataaagcagaaatagatgtttttctggaactttcttgctttttcgatgatccagtggatgttggcaatttgatctctggttcctctgtcttttctaaaaccagcttgaacatctggaagttcgtggttcacgtgttgctgaagcctggcttggagaatttgagcattaccttactagcatgtgagatgagtgcaattgtgcggtagtttgagcattctttggcattgcctttctttggggttggaatgaaaactgatctttttcactggccactgctgagttttccaaatttgctggcatattgagtgtagcactttcacagcatcatctttcaggatttgaaatagctcaaatggaattccatcacttccactagctttgttcgtagtgatgatttctaaggcccacttgacttcacattccaggatgtctggctctaggtgagtgatcataccattgtgattatcttggtcgtgaagatcttttttgtacagtacttctgtgtattcttgtcacctcttcttaatatcttctgcttctgttagggccataccatttctgtcctttatcaagcccatctttgcctgaaatgttcccttctatctctaattttcttgaagagatctctagtctttcctattttgttgttctcctctatttctttgcattgattgctgaggatggctttcttatctcttctggctattctttggaactctgcattcagatgcttatctctttccttttctcctttgcttttcgcttctctttttttcacagctatttgtaaggcctccccagagagccattttgcctttttgcatttcttttccatggggatggtcttgatccctgtctcctgtacaatgtcacgaacctctgtccatagttcatcaggcgctctatctatccgatctagtcccttaaatctatttctcacttccactgtataatcataaggtatttgatttaggtcatacctgaatggtctagtggttttccctactttctttgacCAAGGTAAGGAGCTGTGActgtgctttgctagagcagccatgaagagataccccacgtccaagagataccccacgtccaagagaTACCccaacccaagtaagacggtaggtgttgcaagagggcatcagagggcagacacactgaaaccataatcacagaaaactagtcattctaatcacactaggaccacagccttgtctaactcaatgaaactaagccatgccctgtggggccatccaagacgggcaggtcatggtggagaggtctgacagaatgtggtccactggagaagggaatggcaaaacacttcagtattcttgccttgagaaccccataaacagtatgaaaaggcaaaatgataggatactgaaggaggaactccccaggtcagtaggggcccaatatgctactggagatcactggagaaataactccagaaagaatgaagggatggagccaaagcaaaaacaatacccagttgtggatgtgactggtgacagaagcaaggtccgatgctctacagagcaaaattgcataggaacctgtaatgttaggtccatgaatcaaggcaaattggaagtggtcaaacaggagatggcaagagtgaacattgacactctaggaatcagcaaactaaaatggactggaatgggtgaatttaactcagatgaccgttatatctactactgtgggcaggaatcccctagaagaaatggagtagccatcatggtcaacaagagagtccgaaatgtgGTACTTGGATGAGATCTCAaacacgacagaatgatctctgtttgtctccaaggcaaaccattcaatatcacagtagtccaagtctatgccccaaccagtaatgctgaagaagctgaagttgaacagttctatgaagacctacaagaccttttagaactaacacccaaaaaagatgtccttgtcattataggggactggaatgcaaaagtaggaagtcaagaaacacctggagtaacaggcaaatttggccttggagtacggaatgaagcagggcaaaggctaatagagttttgccaagagaacacactggtcatagcaaacgcactcttccaacaacacaagagaagactctacacatggctatcaccagatggtcaacaccgaaatcagattgattatattctttgcagccaaagatggagaagctctatatagtcagcaaaaacaagactgggagctgactgtggctcagatcatgagctccttattgccaaatcaactgtacttcaataaataaaagaGTTGGCATGAGGGTTAAATAAGGTCAGTGCCTGGTATTCAGTAAGTGCTAACCAGGTgttattgcttccctggtggctcagtcagtggtggtgcaatgcaggagacacgcgtttgatccctgggttgggaagattccctggagaagagatggcaacccactccagtactcttgcctggaaagcccatagacagaggagcctggtgggctacagtccatggggttgaaaagagttgtacacaactgagcacacagcatttAAGGTCCCATATCAGTCAATTCTGAGTGAACTAAAAGGGATTACTATATAGGTGCTAAGTAAAACACATATAGAAAGCTAGTAGGTGAGGTATCCAGCTCTTACTGAACACCGTGCTGTGCAGGGTTACAGTACAGGAAAGAAAAACTGTTCATTTTTGTGACGTGTCCCTCAAATGAGGTGCAGACATCAATGCAGCAGGTCATGACCAGCATTTTCTGCAAAATACAATGGTGAAAAAAGTCAGTGCATTGTGTACAAAAGGCGAGGTATCGTTTTGGGGAAACTCCGAACATTTGTCTACTGGGTGTGGCAGGTAGTATTTTCCAAAAAATAGCGACAGAAATAGTTCCAGCTTTGCCACTCCCTGTCAAGAGGCAGACTTCTATTCTTCTCTTGAACTTCAGCAGGATTTTGTGCAACTAACAGAATGTGGCAGAAGGGACGCTGTGTGACTTGCAAGCCTCGGTCAGAAACTAAGATGCATCTTTTGCCTGGTGCTAGCttgctttctccttctctctcagtTCCAGGATAGGCTCTCTGAGCCCATTTGCCAtgttgtgaggaagcccaagccaCGTGAACTGTCTCCCAGATAAGGGCCCAGCCAAAACCAGCATCAACCACCAGACAAGTAAGGGAGTGAGCGCTGAAATGATTCTAGCGCCCAGCCTTTGAGCCTTCCCAGCTGGCAGCAAGaggagcagaaagagatgttccCAGCAAGCCTGCTCAAACCGCAGGTTTGTGAGCAAGATCCATGTTGCTGTTTCAAGCCAGTAAATTTGGAGGTAATTTGTGATGCAGTTGTAAcccctggatccctgggtcacatGTGAAATTTGTGTCTTGCTGTGGGACATGTGAAAAATCATGAGgaagaagcccgtgcaccacaactagagagaaagctTGTCTACAGCAttggagacccagcgcagccaaaagagaataaataaaaatatataaattatattttaaaaaattttaaggtaaGGAAaccactgaatttaaaaaaaatttaagggagTGCCGAAAATCTTTATAAAAACATCATTGAAACTCACCGCTCTAGTGACAAGACCTCACAATAAGCAAAGAAATGAATGAGATCACTTCAGTCAGCCAGGAAGACTTGCTATGAGGGCAATAACACAGGGTCATAGGACAAAATCACTAGAGTTGGAGCAGGGGAGGGAAATGGCTTTAGGTTGGGGGCTCAAGGATGGATTCCCTGAGAAGGGGACATATGAATAGGAAGCTGATGAAAAGGAAGCAAGGCACAAAGCAGAGGAAAGAACAAGTTCAAAGGCTCCTGAGGTGTGGAAGTttaatttctttctgtctctcttaatatttatttatttggctgcaccaggtcttcgttGCGGCTcttaggatctttagttgcagcatgcacaCTCCTagatgtggcatatgggatctagttccctgtccagggatggaactcaggccccctgccttggaagctcggagtcttaacctcaggaccaccagggaagtcccagccgtTTAATTTCTTTAAGGAATGGTGAGGAGGTTGTCATGGCCAGAGAGGAGTGAGCAAGAGGTTTCTTGAGTCTATTCCGATGCACCAGGAAGCACTGGGAGGTGTTACGTAGGGGAGAGCTAGGCAGGGGACTGGCTCTAGATCTTCTGGAATTGAGAGGACTTGCCAGCAAGCCTGGATGTGcagaatgaagaagagaaagaaagctcCTGGGTGTTTGGCCCAAATACCTATTAGGTGGTGGTGGTATTGTGAGCAATATGGAGAGGAACAGACGTGGAGGTGAGGGAGTGCGTGAAATGAAAGGTTTGGGGAAGGTCCCAGGGCCTGGAGGATGACTGTGTGGAGCTATCAAGAAAGCAGTTGCTTGGCTGTATGAGTCTGCAAAGGCATTTGGGCTGTGGATAGAAATTCAGGCTGTCAGGATGCAGCCAGCATCAGATGACAGCTCTCCTGGGGGAAGAGTATGGAGAAGAGGAAGTTCAAGAACAAAAgctctgggatttccctggtggtccagtggttaagactctgagctcccaatgcagggggcccaggttcaatccctggtcagggaactggatcccacatgccacagctgggaCCCAGGGCAGTCAAAtgaattagttaaaaaaaaaaaaaaaagaagttcccCATCCTTTGCCTCATAAAGTGGCTTGCAGATACACA is a genomic window of Ovis canadensis isolate MfBH-ARS-UI-01 breed Bighorn chromosome 5, ARS-UI_OviCan_v2, whole genome shotgun sequence containing:
- the SPC24 gene encoding kinetochore protein Spc24 — its product is MAAFRDMEEVSQGLLSLLGANRAEAQQRRLLGRHEQMVERLLETQDGAEKWLREILTAEKEVAQNLLDAKEQAHQGGVELRQLEAELQRASEEDARLKASLLQLTRELKELKEIEADLERQEKEVDEDTTVTIPSAVYVAQLYRRISKIEWDYECEPGMIKGIHHGPSVAQPIHLDSTQLSKKFISDYLWNLVDTEW